The genomic interval ATTCCTCACACAATCATCTCTCACCCAGTACATATCAATGGAGTGCTAATTGACCCTAACCCTCACTAAGAATACGTTTTTATCATTTCTTATGAACATTTGTGCCTCGAATGTGCTTCACTTTCATAAAGATgaaagactgaaacaaaaatgttaagaATTGGGTAATTCTCCAAGGCTCCAGAAGGACTCATTTATGGTTGCTGCGCTCATCATACTTGTTTATCACCGTGTTTTCCCACATCGCATGTTGCTCAGGACGGATGATCTGGGTCAAAGTGAAACTAACACTTATAGCGTGGTTTTGGAGAGCTCGGGGAAATTGGCTGTAAAAGCCACTAACTACTCATGAACCTGACTAAGCTTCTCAGGGAAAGTCTGAGATGCCACCCTGCTTGGCTCACTTCCTGCCACAGACCCTTAGATTAATAGCTTCCAGATTATTTGGCGGGTCGTCCCCATGATCAGCTTTGGTCTGGAGAGGCAGATCTGGGCCGGGAACAGAGTGGAAGCGAAGCCACACACCGTAACGGCACCTCGCCCACGCTTGTTGACGTGTTCGcagatttacaaaaacaaataactcaTTCAGCATTTAAATctagttttacattttcttgtacAAAATTAGCCATTTCCTTAAGAGCCGTGTTGGGTCTATTTTTTAAACCTCAGGCTCTGCTGGTTGCTCAGAAATGCAGCCAAGGAATACCCTGATGACGTCTGTCACTGAAAAGGGTCTGTGAGTCTCTCTTGTTCTCCTAATgaggtatttcttttttttaatttccatcaGGGATTCAGAAAAATCAGATTCCCTTTCTCACGATGAATTGTCGCCGGGAAGGCTGAGACTGATCGCATCCTGCTAATTCCGGCTGCGTGATGACTGAGTGACAACATCAGGGCTTTACGCTTGTCTATTTTCTGCCAGAGCGGGCCGCCGAAGCATGTTTGCCACCAATTATGTGCTTTGGGGGAAAATGGCAGGTTtataaatagtgtttttttgtgttgtgaTTCTCTGTGACTCTGCCTGGAAAAAAAGCACGGAAATGGGATCATGAGCGCCGCTCCTCTCACATCAGCTGGAGTAAAAAGGCTTTGATCAGGGAACGAGTGAATCGGTCCATTTACTTCAATGGCCTGTTTAAATCACTCCCTTTTACAGTTTCTTTCCAATGTGTTCATGctatttgaacttttttttttatagcacgaagaccaaggaacacaccagatcGGTCATGAATGGAATTGTGGGAACTTTCAAAGAAGcgttttattattacaaaacaagATCTTACGGAGCGCCGTTCAACCCTAAAAGTGGAAGGAGTATGGCAGAAAGACCAGAGAGGCATCAAAGAGACCCATGGTtgctgtggaggagctgcagaaatctacagctcaggtgggccAATCTGCCAACAGGACAATTTTTAGTTAATGAacgtgctctggtcagatgagaccaaaatgtaactttttggctGACATGCCAGACGTTATATATGGGGGAAACTTGACATTGTGCATCTTCCAGAACACGCAAACCCCAaaagtgaagcatggtggtggtaccATGAAGCCTTTCTTTGGCATTGACAGGGAAGCATGTTAGAGTTaattagaagatggatggagctaattaCAGAgcaatcttggaagaaaacctgttagaataTATAAAAGGCTTgggactgaggtggaggttcacctttcagcggAGCAACAGCCCTCTACATGCAGCTAGAGCTACGATGGGAGCATATTTGTGTGTTGGAACGGCCCAGTCGATGCTCAGGCCTAAGTACAATTGAGAATTTGAAAACTGAGGTTATTCATCTAGTCTGACTTGACGTCAACTGGACCTATGTATTtttgaagaatgaaaaacaataaaatacactgatttaaacagtttttttaatataaaaaaaacaaggcatgTGCAAGTAAGTTCAAGGTGAACCTTTGGCCAGGCACAGTTACATAGACTGTGTTGTTTTCCAgggaaaaaacccaaaaaaacaaacaggtttaAGCTCTGCCCTTTTGTCCAACAGTAATGTGCaggtgtttttttccacagagaCCAAACTTCACAGCAGCCCACAAAGATCGGCACATATTTTCCTATCCTTGTTCCCAGCGTAATGCTGGAACTAATCTTTCTGTCCAGACTGAACTGCATTCAGTCTGGACAGAAAGAAAggccaaaaataattaaaatggcACTAGATTCTTAAAAATAGTCCAACTCCTGCAACAGATGGTCTGGACTTGAtttagatctctctctctctctctctctctctctctctctctctctctctctctctctctctctctctctctctctctctctctctctctctctctctcgtttatttttttgccattggCTGCAGTGATCCGACTGGATTAGTGGATCTCCTTTAAGCCTGGGCTGGGCCCACCCTGCTGCCACCAGTGCCAGCCGTGGAGTGCTGTCTATACCTTTAACATTTTCCATCTGTAACTTGGCTTTGTAAACAGGGTCTttcaagccccccccccccccccaatcatcCATTTAAAGGCGTCTTACATGAAAAATGTAACTAATTATGGagtaaagagaaaagaaatcGGACTTCCTCATGTAAAATGGCatacaatttttaattattaaagacTTGTTAATTATAACTCTCCattaaagttttattgaaaCCTCATATgacagaaaaggagaaaaaaaaaaagaaaagagttgtGCAAAAATATACTCCAAACATTTAGATGCGATTAAATAggttacagcaaaaaaaatacagaaaacaagaTCTCTTGTTCTAACATGCAGACACACGGAGTAAAACTGAACGTGCCACAGGGTTGCTCTGATTAATGCGTGGCAGCTTTCTGGTAAAAATAATCATGGCAGACACTCACAGAACTACCTGACGGAAAACTAAACACACACAGTGAGTGCCAACACAGAGATTTCCACAGCCTCTCTGTTCCAACACTTTACATTTCCCCCGTCCGGCGGCACCGCGCGCCTCCTTGGTCTCGAGTCGCCTTCCCCGTCCCGCAGCGCCTCACATGCTCCCCTCGGGCCTGTCGCTCTGTCCGTCAATCTGAGGATCTCCCTGCGGAGCACAGGGAACTGTCATCTAAACGCTGATCAGATGTCACGCTCCAGTGGCAAGACACGCCGAGCGCCGACTCACCAGGACCGAGAACGCTCCAGAGCGACCCGACTTCCCCCTCTTGGACGGGTCAAGCTTCACCTGTCTCCTCACTCTGGTCACCTGAAAAGCGTTCGGCTGCGttagttatatatttttttcccgaCCAGTATAGTTTATCTGAGGACGACATTTGGGGATGTGCAAACAAACAACCTGTTGAGATGAGAACATTGAGcccatccagtccagcagagcCAGGCAGCCTTATGGCATCAGGCCTCTATTGGCCAGCTGTTGCTCTGCTGCCTCTGGTTTGCCATGGAAACTCACCTGTAGGGGGTTGGCTGTCTTGTCGTTGCTAAGGAGGGAGAGGTAGCCCGGGCGGTGTTTgtgcatcttcttcttcttattcgGAGCTTGAGTCAAGTGTCTCCTCGACCTGTCGGCCTAAAGGGAAAGCATCGACATTAATGCACACATTCCAGCCTTTTCTAACACCGACGCTCCCATATTGCTAGGATAATCGGATGCATCAAATGTcacgtttttttcttcctgtttgatGCAGGCGTCCGTGTGgtctattgggattttatgtgacggaGCGGCAAAGTGGTGATCAAtcgtgaaatgtgttttttttttacaaatagaaatggGGAAAATGAAGGCGTGGATTTGTAATCCGGTCTCCCTGAGGAAATGCTTTGTAGAGGCATATTTCGCTGCTGCTTCAgctagattttttattttttttattttttttatctgggtTGTGCGTCTCGGCCAGTTTTGCACACAGAACGATTCAATGTTTTGATTGCTCGTCTTTGAAAAAGAGCTGAATGCAACATAGTTTTTTCAAgtcttagtgttttttttaatttaaaaccagGTCTGAGCATTTTCTCGGTCAGCACACATAGAGGTTCTTTGATCATTCTGTTTTTTGGTGTTATTGACTATTCTGTGAGGCGAATCTCCAGGAACCTCCAGGTAAttcttccaggatttccctTCATTTCCCTTTATCCATCCTCCAGTCAACTCTGGACCAgcttttctgtctctgctccagccaggcatccccgcagcatgatgctgccaccgtcGTGTTTTACTGTTGCActggtgtgttcaggatgatTTGGGCTGtaactttttttccatttagcaAACGAGGAGAAGGTCTCATCTGactggaacacccttcgtccaCATGTTGGCGATGGAACCACGTGGAAGAAGAGGAAGCCGACTTTCTTTTGCCGTTTGTCACAGATGGCTTCTTCTCGACAATTTGTAGGCAATATTTGTGAAATGCACCACTAGTAGTCTCTAAAGGGTAAACCCAAATGTGCAGATTATaatctataaaatataaaaagactGACTCATCGAAGTAAATCAAAGCTAAGAGAATCCTGCCTTTGTATTCATGTTCATTTATGTGGCTGTAAATCAGCTCTTTATTCATATGAGTGAGTAGGTGCTCACAGACAGATGAGTGCCCACTCATTATCCCCGCTGACTAAAACTTGGCTTGAGTTTCGGAGTTAGCTGTTAACACGTCCGGCTGGATTCCTGGGTGACTTAGAGGAGCGGTTTACCTGGATGAGAGTGTTAGGGTAGCCCTTGACGGAGACGGCTCCCGGGAGGCTGGAGTGACTCAGGTGGGTGGGGCCCCTCCGCTCCAGCTGCCTCTTACGTCTGAACAAATCCTAGAGAGGATGAGGCAGTCAGCACCACAGACCACAGCGAGAAACAACAATGCCTGCCCGCCTGCCTCTCTGGGTGCTAAAATGCAGACGTGGATCGGGTCATGCGAGCAGCTGGGCTCGCGCGCCTATAATTCATTTTGGTCCACTTGAATTCCACCTTCAGCACAGAGAGTAGGATTTagcaaaatgagcaacataAATAATGTTTGAATTGATTTGCCCATGGGGGGAATCTTTGCTGTCGATCCACCTGTTTTCCTAAGATACGCTCAGTCGTAAGAAACAGCAGGTTTTACTCTCAGCAAAGAGGACAGTTAGCGGTAAAATATTACAGATAATGTGGAATCGGTTTAAATGTCTTCTACCTATTCCCATTTAGCTCAATTTTTTAAGACTGCTGCAGTTTGGAGTCATAGGTTGTAAACAGACAGAAGTTTGTTGGGTTCCAGGGAATTAGAAAGctaatttctttctttacatCATTGTTTCTTTCAGAATTATCTGTGATTGTGGTTTAAAgattctttttaactttttgggaCTTTATTTGTTTGACATTGATGAAGAATGTTGAACGTAGCCAATTATTTGCTGAGTGGTAAAGGTAAATAGAACTTATTAGGCTCTaatataaaaaagatagaagcagatgttttcttttttaaggctCTTATGTATGGCCACATACAAAATGCTCTAAAAATGTCTGAGATTTTACAGAAAGCGTTTAAAGATGACTGAGATTTGTAAGGATCGAGATAAAAGAGTGGCTGATGCTGTGACTGCAAAAGTCACCCCTGAACACAAATTTCACCTGTTTCcattgaaaacagaaaaaaaggttggAAGATTGAAGTTTTATGTTGCGCGAGGAAAATGCTGCAGTCCGCCATGAGACCCTATTGCCTTCTGTAGAAAATGGTGGCGTTAGTATCATGGTTTGTGATTGTTTCACTATAATTTACCTTTGTAATTAAAGAAAGAATACTTGTTCTGGTTTTTACCGTGAACTGATTATAGTGAGAAACCTGATCATTGTGGCGTGCTCATGCTCGGACTTTGGATGTTTCCAGTCAGAAATGCAACAAAAGCCCCAACAGGAGTCTGCGTTTACGCTCAGAAAATTGAAGGTGTCCAAAAACCCAGGAAATTAGTGACTTCTGTACATTTAAAATTGGTCAGGTATGAACTAACTGTGAGTAAGCACCACAGCAATTAGCAAATCCCACTGGTATCCGACCTTCAACCAGACCACGCCCACATCTTGTGGCGTCATTCTCAGATCTGAGCTCCAATTTTGGAAGTAACTCAAACGCAGCGTTGCGTTGAGAAGACCCTGAACAGGCAGCTAATCTGAGGAAAACCCTCCAGCATCCCGaaacatcattgtttttttgtttgtctgcacTGAAATACAAGCAATGCAAGAAATCTAAGTGACTCTTAAACTTTCCAGTGCCGCAGtgatttgttttctgatttttcCTATTAAAGGACTTAATTCCCCGTGTTTTACCCAGTTTGAACTGCAGCTACTCTGAAGTGGCATCCGAGCCACACTACAGTTTGAGAATTTGTCAGAAAAATGTGCTGAGGTTTGTACATACCAGCTGCTCTCGTAAGTGTAGCCCTCTCTGCTGTCGTTTGTCATCAtgctgagagagaaaaaaaaaaaagccagagtcAATATTTATACTTAGTATACCATTTTAAACCCCAAATCAGACTCACTTTAATACTGACTAAGCAGTAAATTCAACAATTTCATGTTTGCTTCTGAAGTGCTCATGTTGACGTTGGCACAAACGTTTgtgtctttctgctttttttttttttttttttgagtcccATAAATTCTCCATTTAATTTGCAGCTCTCATCCCAAAGCGCACATAATTTTGGTAAGAATGGGCAAAACGCAAGCAAACTAAGCCAACTGGTTTAAACATAGCCTGTGGAAAAAGATGCTGCTGCTGGTATTAGTTAGCCCCTCGCCACAACTGAGGCTTATAATTGTGTGCGCGCTGTAATTACATTACAAATAACTGCTTCAGAAGATGCACATATGGCACAAACTCTCTCGgatgaggcttttttttttttttttttttttttagctgtcgGATCATTTGTCCAGATGAGGACAGAACATGAGGACtgtctgcaaaataaataaataaagaaaaggtgACCGCCAGcttaaagtctaacagctgacAGCCACATGAAAAGCCCCCCCAAAAAAGGGGACAGGGAGCAATTTTGTTCCAGAGGAGGGTATGTATTTTTGGTTTGCTGGTAACATTACAGTAAAAAACATCACAGCGAGACTTTGTttctgttataaaaaaaaaaaaaaaaaaaaggtcacggTCAGACTGTAAACGTCTCCTTCCATCCTGGAGAAGATTTTCAAGGAGTCAAAGTGGAAGAAGTTACATTCCTGCGGAGTTACAGGTTTGGTCTGGCCGAGCTACTGTGTAAACACTGGCCACACTATGTCTGAGGGAACAGTAACAAAATCACCATCTGTGTATAGACATTTGACCCAAAGATGCATAATAAGCTTTAAAATCTCATTTTAAGAACACTTCCATAAAGGATTTAATGATGAATGTAAGTCACATTAaatgatgccattaaaacatgAGCTGGACAGACATTAGGGAGTGAAATAAttaagaggacaaaaaaaaaaaaattatttatacatttcttaGCACTTCgtttaacatgttttaaacattagataaaaaatgtaatgaaaacagccttgcaataaaaaataaataaaaagtaagttATTACCATAATGTACTTCAGTCTTATTTGACCCGAGGTCACTTATTACGTCCTTTCCTGCAGACAACATCTTAATAGACTGGTATTGGCAGCACTTACCTCGGCAGTGTCTGAGCGGCAGAGACGGCCGACTGACACTTGATGAACACTTTGCCCTTCCCTAACTATCAGATCCATTATGGTGCGTCACGTACCTGTCTGTCTGCGGTCGCTCCGCCAGCGCACAGCTCTCCCTGGCTTCCCTCGGAGCAGTCCAGGGCGTGCGACAGCAGGCTGGCCTGCAGGCACAGCACACACAGCCAGACGCTAAACCCCATGATCCATCCACAGCCAGGCAGGAACTAGACTAGCTCCCAGCCCCTGTCAGCTCCCTGCTTTATACGCTCGGCTCCTCTAATGGAGAACAGATGCGGAGGGAACGGAGAGGCCATGCCAACTTCTGCGCAGACAAACAGTCCACCACAAGCATGCGCTGCGCGCCAGCCAGCGGACTGTGGCCCGGCAGAAACATGTCAGACATCCTGAGGGGGGCCTCTTTCTTTTAAAGGCTGCTTCCCTCAATAACCCCTTCTACCCAAAGccggaggaaaaataaataaatacgaaGAACGTTTTCCACTTATGTCGGCATTACAGCTGCTGTGGGCGATTGTGTGTgctcgacaaaaaaaaaaaaaaaaaaaaagtaagacagGAAACTtcctttggtaaaaaaaaaaaaaaaaaaaagtacatcagAATAATAAAGCTGACTGGCCTTTGTTatggctgcagaaaaaaacaacgaaGAAATGTAGCATTAATGGGAAAGTTAAGGCTTTTTAAAGATGAGATTCTGTTTTAAAGGTTATAAACAATTAATCTGAGAAGACAGCATAGCCTAAAGTTGTACTTAAGTAAAGAAGCTTTTTCTTTAAAGCATTTTCACTCAAGTATAGAAGTATAAAATAGTTATCAAAAATATAACTCAAACGAGAGTAAAAACCTGTTCGGTGTAACAGTTTGATGACATCTTATTTCTTTTTCGTGATTTAATCAGCTGATGCTAATACTGCAATAATATGCAGTATTAGCATATTATTGCATCATATTATTAGCATCATCATAATATAATGGTGCTAATTCCACTTTTTATTATGGCCAATTCAACAGAAGATGAATTGGCCATAACAAGTTTCTCTACATGTTTAAGGGACAGAAGCTATATTAtttcttctatggtgtggtttgttggtgcagcagtttATCTGGAGCTCTTTCAATGCCAGACTGCTAACACCcaagatgctcaaaggagcgtTTCCGCAGGtcgttcctcccagctgctgttagactttataatctctgctgctcacaacagactcaataagtgTTTGCAAACACGCTGATGGTggcacaggttctgatctgatgAGGAATCCTTTACACCGTGTCCCAGAGTTTTTACTCTGCTTACCTTTAACATTTCATCTTTTTACCCGAGTATAccatattattaatttattttttactcctATTTTTGGTATTTCTGATAAACCTCATTCTTTGTTGCTATAGAACTAACCTTAGATTAGACAAGCTTGTTTTTCCATGACTATGAATTGTGTGTAACTCAATTagtctgtgtctttgccactgtcaccccTGAATTTGCCCGTtgtaggacaataaaggaatttcttatctgatCTTATTGAACCCAGAATGTGGGGCTTCCTGTTGACCTCTAAGTTTCCCAGTTGAAGTTTTAATCTCATGTGGTGTTCCTGTtgaatttctgaaaaaaaaataaaaataaactttcacaaaaaaaaaa from Fundulus heteroclitus isolate FHET01 chromosome 21, MU-UCD_Fhet_4.1, whole genome shotgun sequence carries:
- the si:dkey-12l12.1 gene encoding uncharacterized protein si:dkey-12l12.1, which translates into the protein MGFSVWLCVLCLQASLLSHALDCSEGSQGELCAGGATADRQHDDKRQQRGLHLREQLDLFRRKRQLERRGPTHLSHSSLPGAVSVKGYPNTLIQADRSRRHLTQAPNKKKKMHKHRPGYLSLLSNDKTANPLQVTRVRRQVKLDPSKRGKSGRSGAFSVLGDPQIDGQSDRPEGSM